The genomic window CGACCTCACCGCGCACGTCGGTGACGACGACGGTCGCGGCCGGGACCGGCGTTCCGGCACGTCCCCGGACGATTCCGGCGAGCCCGCCGCCGCCCGCGAGCAGCAGGTCGAACACGACCGGGCGGTCGCCGACGGCGAGGGTCGCGGCCTGCGGCTCGTGCCCGGACGTCGCGGCGATCAGCACGTAGGTGGCGGGGCCGGGGGTGGGCAGGGCGTAGGCGCCGTCCGTCCCGGTGACGGCGCGGCCGAGCTGGCGTCCGCCGGCGTCGATGAGGGTGAGCGCGACGTCCGGGATGGGCGTTCCGTCCGCGTCCCGGACCGTCCCGCCGATGGACGCGCCGTCCGGCGGAAGGGCGACGTGGGGCGCGGGGGCCGGCTCGGAGGCCCGGGCCGCGCCGCGCAGTGGCAGTTCCTTCAGCCCGAGGACGGCGAGGAACCCGACGAGCGCGATGGGGACGCCCACGAGGAACACCGTCTCCAGCGCATCGGTGAAGGAGTGCACGACGAGCCCGTGGAACGGTTCGGGCAGATGGCGGATCGCGGCGGGCGAGCCGAGGCTCGTGCCGCCCGGCGGCGGGGCGATGTGCAGGGAGCGCAGGCCGTCCGCCAGCTCGTCGCGGAGCCGGTTGTTGAGGATCGCGCCGAACGCCGCGACGCCCATCGAGCCGCCGAGGTTGCGGAAGAAGGAGACGCCGGACGTGGTCGCGGCGAGGTCCTTCAGCCCGGCGGCATTCTGCGCGGCGAGGATGAGGATCTGGAGCGTCAGGCCGAGGCCCGCGCCGAGCACGGCGACGTCCGCGCCGATGACGACCGTGCTCGTGCCGACGTGCAGCCGCGACAGCAGGACCATCGACGTCGCGACGAGCACCAGCCCGGCGACGGGGAACGCCTTCCAGCGGCCGAGGCGCGTCACGATCTGCCCGGAGAAGGTGGACGTCACGAACATCGCGAGGACCATCGGCAGCGTCATCAGCCCGGACTTGGTCGGGCTCATGCCCTTGACGATCTGGAAGTACTGCGGCAGGTAGATCATCGCGCCGAACATCGCGCAGCCGACGGCCAGGGACGCGACGGACGCCAGCACGAACGTCCGGTTGCGGAACAGGCGCGGCGGCAGGATCGGGTCGCGGGCGATGCGCTCGGCGACGATCGCGAGGATCGCGAGGACGACCGCCGCGCCGAGCAGCCCGTACGTCCAGGCCGACCGCCAGGGGAACTGGTCGCCGCCGAGGGACAGGACGAGCACGAGCAGCGCCGCGCTGCCGGTGATGGTGAACGCGCCGAGGACGTCCACGCGGGTGTCGCGGCGGACCTTCGGCAGCTTGAGCACGCGCTGGATGACCAGGAACGCGACGACCGCGAGCGGGACGCAGACGTAGAAGCACCAGCGCCAGCCGAGGCCGTCGGCGTCCACGATGAACCCGCCGAGCAGCGGCCCGGCGACGGTCGAGACGCCGAAGACCGCGCCCATGTACCCGGCGTACCGGCCGCGCTGGCGAGGCGGGACGACGTCGCCGAGGATGACCTGCGCGAGCGCGGTCAGGCCGCCGACGCCGAGGCCCTGGACGGCGCGGGCGGCGATCAGCTCGCCCATGTTCTGCGCGAGCCCGGCGCAGACGGACGCGATGACGAAGATCACCAGGGCCGTCTGGAACGTCAGCTTGCGTCCGAAGATGTCGGAGAGCTTGCCCCACAACGGCGTGGACGCCGTCATGGTCAGCAGCGACGCGCTCGCGACCAGCGCGAGCTGATCCTGCCCGCCGAGGTCGCCGACGATCGTCGGCAGGGCCGTGCCGACGACGGACGTCGAGATCATCGCGGTCAGCATCGCCATCATCAGCCCGGAGAGGATCTCCAGGATGCGGCGGTGCGAGTACTCCGGCGCGGCGTCCGGGACCGTCCCCGGCTTCGTCGGCCGCTCCGTGTTCGCCTGCGTCACGCGGCTGCTCCCCACTCGATTACCTGTGTTCTGCACATATTATGTAGCCGATTGTTTACTTGCAAGCGGGGAGATAATCGTCACGTGACAGGCACCGTCCACCAGGCGCGTCCGCGCCGGGACCGGGAGGCCACGCGCCGCCGGATCCTCGACGCCGCACGCGACCTCTTCGGGACGCAGGGCTATGACACCGTGACGCTTCGGATGATCGGGACGGCGGCGGACGCCAATCCCGCGCTCGTCAACCGGTACTTCGGCACCAAGGCGCAACTGTTCGCCGAAGTGATCGAGGACGAGTCGACGCTCCCCCAGGCCATCGCGGGCGACCCCGCCGGGCTGCCGCGCCGGCTGGCCGAGCACGTCGTCCGGCAGGTGCGCAGCCGTCCGCAGTCGCGCTTCCCGCGCATCGTGGACCGTTCGATCGGCGACCCGGAGGTCCAGCGCGTGCTGAGCGAGTACATGACCGAGCGGGTCATCGAACCGCTCGCCGCGCAGCTCTCCGGGCCGGACGCGCGGGCGCGGGCGACGCTGGCGGCCGTCCTCGTCATGGGCGGGGCGCCGGCGCGGCGGCTCATCGGCATCGACGTGCTCCAGGACGACCCGGCGGACCTGGCCCGGCGGCTGACCGCGATGTTCACCGCCGCGCTTTTCTGACACCGTCGGACAAAGCGGGCGCCAGGTCCTCCTTTCGTCGCTTCCGAGGTCAACCGTGCGTCGTACATCGGCGCCGCGCCTACCGTTCCAGTCGCAAGCGAAGTCCCGACCGCAGGCCGATGGGGACCGCTCCGCGGCCCGCCTAGTCTGCTGTCCATGAGGTTCGGGATGCGGTGGCGGCAGGCCGGACGAGCGACACGGTGGGGTGCGCTCGCCGCCGTCGCCGTGCTGCTCGCGGCGTCCGGGCTGGCGTTCGGCGCGGCGGGCGGCGACCCGCCGGTCCGGCGGCTCGTTCAGCGCATCGCGGTCGTGGACGGGCCGCACGACGACCAGCGCGTCACGCTCGACGCCACCTTCTACACGCCCGCGCGGGGCGGCCGGTTCCCCGCCGTGCTGCTCGGCCACGGGTTCGGCGGCACCAAGGACGACGTGCGCGGCGAGGCCGAACGGCTCGCCCGCGCCGGGTACGCGGTGCTGACCTGGTCGGCGCGCGGGTTCGGCGCGTCCACCGGCGAGATCGCGCTGAACTCGCCGGACTACGAGGTCAAGGACGCCCGGCGGCTCATCGACTGGCTCGCCGCCCGTCCCGAGGTGCGGCTGGACCGTCCGGGCGACCCGCACATGGGGATGTCGGGCGAGTCCTACGGAGGGGCGATCGCGCTGCTCACCGCCGCGTTCGACCCGCGCGTGGACGCCCTCGCGCCGCGCATCACCTGGAACGACCTCGCAGGCGCGCTGTTCCCGGACTTCGCGGCGGGCGGGGACGCGAATGCCGGGGTGTTCAAGAAGATGTGGGCCGGGCTGTTCTTCACCAGCGGCGCCGGGGACAGCGCGTGCGGCCGGTTCCTGCCGTCGCTGTGCGCGCAGTACCAGAAGGCGGCCGCATCGGGACGGGCCGATCCCGGGGTCGTCGCGACGCTGCGCCGGTCGAGCCCGGCGGCGTATCCGGGGCGGATCCGGGTGCCGACGCTGCTCGTCCAGGGCCAGACCGACTCGCTGTTCCCGCTCGACCAGGCCGACGCCAACGCCCGCCAGATCGCCGCGACCGGCGCGCCGGTGTCGGTGCTCTGGTACCTCGGCGGGCACGACGGCGGCGATCCGGAGACCGGACGGGTCGAGGGCCGCGTCCGGGACTTCTTCGACCACTGGCTGCGCGGCGCGTCCGGTGACGGGGACGGGTTCACGGTCACGCGGACGGGCGGGATCGACTCCTCCACCGCCCGGACCGTCGTGGAGGCCGCGTCCGCGCCCCGCTACCCGGGCCTGCGCGCCACGCCGCGCACCCTGCCGTTGGCCGGACGCGTACAGACGATCCGCAACCCGGCGGGCGGCTCCCCCGCGTCGATCTCCGCGCTGCCCGGCCTCGGGGCGCTCGGCGCGCTGG from Actinomadura rubteroloni includes these protein-coding regions:
- a CDS encoding MFS transporter; translated protein: MTQANTERPTKPGTVPDAAPEYSHRRILEILSGLMMAMLTAMISTSVVGTALPTIVGDLGGQDQLALVASASLLTMTASTPLWGKLSDIFGRKLTFQTALVIFVIASVCAGLAQNMGELIAARAVQGLGVGGLTALAQVILGDVVPPRQRGRYAGYMGAVFGVSTVAGPLLGGFIVDADGLGWRWCFYVCVPLAVVAFLVIQRVLKLPKVRRDTRVDVLGAFTITGSAALLVLVLSLGGDQFPWRSAWTYGLLGAAVVLAILAIVAERIARDPILPPRLFRNRTFVLASVASLAVGCAMFGAMIYLPQYFQIVKGMSPTKSGLMTLPMVLAMFVTSTFSGQIVTRLGRWKAFPVAGLVLVATSMVLLSRLHVGTSTVVIGADVAVLGAGLGLTLQILILAAQNAAGLKDLAATTSGVSFFRNLGGSMGVAAFGAILNNRLRDELADGLRSLHIAPPPGGTSLGSPAAIRHLPEPFHGLVVHSFTDALETVFLVGVPIALVGFLAVLGLKELPLRGAARASEPAPAPHVALPPDGASIGGTVRDADGTPIPDVALTLIDAGGRQLGRAVTGTDGAYALPTPGPATYVLIAATSGHEPQAATLAVGDRPVVFDLLLAGGGGLAGIVRGRAGTPVPAATVVVTDVRGEVVGTARTGPDGAYTVTDLATGAYTLAVSADGHRPAALPVEVRGRTRRDVDLPDGAHLGGTVRGPSGSPLGDASVTLLDGAGNVVARTLTGPDGAYAFTDLAGGPYTVIAAGYPPAATALTLDGAGTDAHDVRLAHPEA
- a CDS encoding TetR/AcrR family transcriptional regulator, coding for MTGTVHQARPRRDREATRRRILDAARDLFGTQGYDTVTLRMIGTAADANPALVNRYFGTKAQLFAEVIEDESTLPQAIAGDPAGLPRRLAEHVVRQVRSRPQSRFPRIVDRSIGDPEVQRVLSEYMTERVIEPLAAQLSGPDARARATLAAVLVMGGAPARRLIGIDVLQDDPADLARRLTAMFTAALF